A window of the Hydrogenobacter hydrogenophilus genome harbors these coding sequences:
- the thrC gene encoding threonine synthase, translating to MNYWRGVIHEYREFLPVSENTPVITLCEGNTPLIHAENLAKAIGFKGDIFLKYEGLNPTGSFKDRGMTLAISKAVESGKKAVICASTGNTSASAAAYAAKAGLRAYVILPKGAVALGKLSQAVIYGAKVIALQGNFDDALYMVRKIGELLPVEIVNSVNPFRIEGQKTASFEVCDALGEAPDYHFIPVGNAGNITAYWKGYKEYFKHGKIKKLPKMMGWQAEGAAPIVKGYVIKNPQTIATAIKIGNPYSWQQALEASSESGGRIDAVSDEEILNAYKLVASREGIFCEPASAACIAGLIKLTREGFFKGGETVVCTLTGNGLKDPNTAMSVCEEPITLPPDLDKIIKIIEL from the coding sequence ATGAACTACTGGCGCGGTGTGATACACGAATACAGAGAGTTTTTACCAGTTTCCGAAAACACACCTGTAATAACTCTATGTGAAGGCAATACACCACTTATACACGCAGAAAATCTTGCAAAAGCTATAGGTTTTAAAGGTGATATATTTCTAAAGTACGAAGGACTAAATCCAACGGGATCTTTTAAGGACAGAGGTATGACCTTAGCCATATCTAAAGCTGTAGAGAGTGGCAAAAAAGCAGTCATATGTGCATCTACAGGAAACACCTCTGCTTCCGCTGCTGCTTACGCTGCAAAGGCTGGGCTAAGAGCCTATGTTATTCTTCCAAAGGGTGCTGTAGCCTTGGGTAAGCTCTCTCAAGCAGTCATCTATGGTGCCAAAGTGATAGCTCTACAAGGGAATTTTGATGATGCCTTATACATGGTTAGGAAGATAGGAGAACTTCTACCTGTTGAAATTGTCAATTCGGTAAATCCTTTCCGTATAGAGGGGCAAAAAACCGCCTCTTTTGAAGTGTGCGATGCTTTGGGAGAAGCTCCTGATTACCACTTTATACCCGTTGGAAATGCAGGGAACATAACCGCATACTGGAAAGGCTACAAGGAGTATTTTAAGCATGGTAAGATCAAAAAGCTCCCAAAAATGATGGGATGGCAAGCAGAAGGAGCAGCTCCCATAGTAAAGGGTTATGTGATAAAAAACCCTCAAACTATTGCTACCGCTATAAAGATAGGAAACCCATACAGTTGGCAACAGGCTCTTGAAGCTTCCAGTGAGTCTGGTGGAAGAATAGATGCAGTCAGCGATGAAGAAATACTAAACGCTTATAAGCTTGTAGCTTCAAGGGAAGGTATATTCTGCGAGCCAGCCTCTGCAGCGTGCATAGCTGGACTTATAAAACTCACAAGGGAAGGCTTTTTTAAAGGTGGTGAGACAGTAGTATGCACATTAACGGGAAATGGCCTTAAAGACCCAAATACAGCTATGAGTGTGTGCGAAGAGCCTATAACTCTTCCACCCGATTTGGATAAGATCATAAAAATTATAGAACTATGA
- a CDS encoding NUDIX hydrolase, with protein sequence MEEFSAGGVLLKGNQVLLIKSPSGVWTFPKGMVEEGEDPKDTAIREVQEETAVKGEVLQKIGEIEYFYTKNGKRVKKKVVYFLMKYKEGEPKASWEVQDARFFPIEEAQKLLKYKGDKEIFKKALQLAPLFSKDL encoded by the coding sequence ATGGAAGAGTTTTCTGCAGGTGGTGTTCTCTTAAAAGGGAATCAGGTGCTCCTTATAAAAAGTCCTTCTGGAGTTTGGACTTTTCCAAAAGGTATGGTAGAGGAAGGAGAAGACCCAAAGGATACCGCTATCAGAGAAGTACAGGAAGAAACCGCAGTAAAAGGTGAGGTGCTTCAAAAAATAGGTGAGATTGAGTACTTTTATACCAAAAATGGCAAAAGGGTCAAAAAGAAGGTAGTTTACTTTTTGATGAAATACAAGGAAGGAGAACCAAAGGCATCTTGGGAAGTTCAAGATGCAAGGTTCTTTCCTATTGAGGAGGCACAAAAGCTTCTGAAATACAAAGGGGACAAAGAGATATTCAAAAAGGCTTTGCAATTAGCTCCACTCTTTTCCAAAGACCTCTAA
- the tsaD gene encoding tRNA (adenosine(37)-N6)-threonylcarbamoyltransferase complex transferase subunit TsaD, producing the protein MITLAIETSCDETALAFLSSEKGIIGDILLSQTVHSDFGGVVPELSAREHTRNILPLFDKLLKSTHVDISQIDFISFTLTPGLILSLVVGVAFAKSLAYALGKPIVPVHHLEGHIYSVFLERPVEYPFISLVVSGGHTDIYLVEDFGRYTFLGGTLDDAVGESYDKVAKLMGLGYPGGPIIDKLAQKGKPTYALPRPMIKSSDLNMSFSGLKTAVRQIVENGKYVPEDLACSFQQAVIDILEMKVMKSVEMTGVKRVVVVGGVSANSELRKRFSKLEALGYEVYLPHPKFSTDNACMIAYAGMQRFKRGITAPLDINPEPNIPLEVFGKEWS; encoded by the coding sequence ATGATAACCCTTGCCATAGAAACTTCATGCGACGAGACAGCGCTTGCCTTCCTCTCCTCAGAAAAAGGTATAATAGGTGATATACTGCTATCTCAAACTGTACATTCAGACTTTGGGGGTGTGGTACCTGAGCTTTCGGCAAGAGAGCATACAAGAAACATACTCCCTCTGTTTGATAAACTTTTGAAAAGCACCCATGTGGACATATCCCAAATAGACTTTATATCTTTTACGCTCACTCCTGGGCTTATTCTCTCTTTGGTAGTAGGTGTTGCTTTTGCCAAATCTCTGGCTTATGCTCTGGGAAAACCTATAGTGCCAGTGCATCATCTTGAAGGACACATATACTCAGTCTTCTTAGAAAGACCTGTGGAATACCCTTTTATCTCTCTTGTGGTGTCTGGTGGACACACGGACATTTACCTTGTTGAAGACTTTGGCAGGTATACTTTCTTAGGTGGAACTCTTGATGATGCGGTAGGAGAAAGCTATGACAAGGTGGCAAAGCTCATGGGGCTTGGCTACCCAGGAGGACCCATCATAGATAAGCTTGCACAAAAAGGAAAACCCACTTATGCGCTACCCAGACCTATGATAAAGAGCTCAGACCTCAATATGTCCTTCAGCGGTCTAAAGACAGCAGTTAGACAGATAGTGGAGAATGGTAAATATGTACCAGAGGACCTTGCTTGCTCTTTCCAACAGGCGGTAATTGACATCTTGGAAATGAAGGTTATGAAAAGTGTAGAGATGACGGGTGTAAAGCGCGTAGTTGTGGTAGGTGGAGTATCTGCTAACTCAGAGCTTAGGAAAAGGTTTAGCAAACTTGAAGCCCTTGGCTATGAAGTTTACCTTCCTCATCCTAAGTTTTCTACAGACAATGCCTGTATGATAGCGTATGCAGGCATGCAAAGGTTTAAAAGAGGTATCACCGCACCTCTTGATATAAATCCAGAACCCAACATACCTTTAGAGGTCTTTGGAAAAGAGTGGAGCTAA